A stretch of the Vigna radiata var. radiata cultivar VC1973A chromosome 9, Vradiata_ver6, whole genome shotgun sequence genome encodes the following:
- the LOC106772950 gene encoding 40S ribosomal protein S8 gives MGISRDSMHKRRATGGKKKAWRKKRKYELGRQPANTKLSSNKTVRRIRVRGGNVKWRALRLDTGNYSWGSEAVTRKTRILDVVYNASNNELVRTQTLVKSAIVQVDAAPFKQWYLQHYGVDIGRKKKTAAKKDSAEEGDAAAAEEAKKSNHVQRKLEKRQKDRKLDAHIEEQFGGGRLLACISSRPGQCGRADGYILEGKELEFYMKKLQKKKGKGAA, from the exons ATGG GTATCTCCAGAGATTCTATGCACAAGAGGCGTGCCACTGGTGGAAAGAAGAAGGCctggaggaagaagagaaa GTATGAGCTTGGTCGCCAGCCTGCTAACACTAAGCTGTCAAGCAACAAGACTGTCAGGAGGATCCGTGTTAGAGGTGGCAATGTGAAGTGGAGAGCATTGAGATTGGATACTGGAAATTACTCATGGGGAAGTGAAGCTGTAACTCGCAAGACTCGTATACTTGATGTGGTATACAACGCCTCAAACAATGAGCTTGTGCGTACTCAGACCCTTGTCAAAAGTGCTATTGTTCAGGTTGATGCCGCTCCCTTCAAACAGTGGTATCTTCAGCACTATGGTGTTGACATTGGTAGGAAGAAGAAGACAGCTGCAAAGAAGGATTCTGCAGAG GAGGGTGACGCTGCAGCAGCAGAAGAAGCCAAAAAGAGTAATCATGTGcaaagaaaactagaaaagcGCCAGAAGGATCGCAAGCTTGATGCTCACATTGAGGAGCAGTTTGGTGGTGGTCGTTTACTTGCTTGTATTTCCTCTCGACCTGGTCAATGTGGCAGGGCTGATGG CTACATTCTGGAAGGTAAAGAGTTGGAATTTTACATGAAGAAACTCCAGAAGAAGAAGGGGAAAGGCGCTGCTTGA